One window from the genome of [Mycobacterium] stephanolepidis encodes:
- a CDS encoding glycosyltransferase yields the protein MNSSRIAIVHERFTEFGGSELVVAEFMKAWPQAKVFAPITEPQCRRQVLEAAGRLDGAPHEQISGTWLDNAYGLTGRRSHAPLLPLVPSALKRLPLDDDLDAVLISHHSFATQAAFATEAPVVAYVHSPARWAWDRTFRDHEMASRAGRIALSALGNLARRGELRAAPRLSHVIANSHAVAERIRDWWGLPSTVISPPVRIDRFSPDPSIAREDFYLCAGRLVPYKRADLAIRAAQRANCRLVVLGEGRFRDHLEAIAGPETTFLGAASDEVLLDMYRRCRALLMPGVEDFGIVPVEAMACGTPVLALGAGGALDTVEPGTTGEHVQAGPDDAVVAQLAELMRDFNPADYDAGAIRSQACGFSPEAFRSRIADTVLRTVRL from the coding sequence ATGAACTCATCGCGTATCGCGATCGTCCATGAACGCTTCACCGAGTTCGGTGGCTCGGAATTGGTGGTCGCCGAATTCATGAAGGCCTGGCCACAGGCCAAGGTGTTCGCGCCCATCACCGAACCTCAGTGCCGCCGGCAGGTATTGGAGGCCGCCGGCAGGCTGGACGGCGCACCGCACGAGCAGATTTCGGGGACCTGGCTGGACAATGCCTACGGCCTTACCGGGCGCAGGTCGCATGCACCACTGCTTCCGCTGGTTCCCAGCGCCCTGAAGAGACTTCCGCTCGACGATGACCTGGACGCGGTGCTGATCAGTCATCACTCGTTCGCCACCCAAGCGGCATTCGCCACCGAGGCGCCCGTCGTCGCATACGTGCACAGCCCGGCCCGCTGGGCGTGGGATCGCACCTTCCGTGATCACGAGATGGCAAGCCGGGCAGGACGAATCGCCCTATCAGCATTGGGGAACCTCGCGCGCCGGGGAGAACTACGGGCAGCACCTCGCCTGTCGCATGTCATCGCCAACTCACATGCCGTAGCCGAACGGATTCGCGATTGGTGGGGACTGCCGTCGACAGTGATCAGCCCACCCGTACGCATCGACAGGTTCTCCCCCGATCCGTCGATAGCTCGCGAGGACTTTTACTTGTGCGCGGGCAGGCTGGTTCCGTACAAGCGTGCGGACCTGGCCATCCGGGCCGCCCAACGGGCCAATTGTCGTCTGGTAGTGCTGGGCGAGGGACGGTTCCGCGATCACTTGGAAGCTATCGCCGGGCCCGAGACCACCTTCCTGGGCGCCGCATCCGACGAGGTTCTCCTCGACATGTACCGGCGATGCCGCGCCCTGCTGATGCCCGGCGTGGAGGACTTCGGGATCGTCCCCGTCGAGGCAATGGCGTGCGGGACACCGGTCCTGGCGCTGGGCGCGGGAGGCGCCCTGGACACAGTGGAACCCGGCACTACCGGTGAACACGTCCAGGCCGGACCGGATGACGCCGTCGTAGCGCAGCTCGCCGAGCTGATGCGGGACTTCAACCCCGCCGACTACGACGCCGGCGCCATCCGGTCGCAAGCGTGCGGATTCTCACCCGAAGCGTTCCGCTCTCGGATCGCCGACACCGTGCTGAGAACCGTACGCCTCTAG
- a CDS encoding glycosyltransferase family 4 protein produces MIRAVFVAHTAAPSGAELATSRLLSALRDAPAEFTVEPSVIYTEDGPMVGAMKSRGIRTSLLANTFDSRSVTIDGSGWLRRLTGAVALIRLGWDLGAVVREHGADVLIAGSTKALIMSAVAAKRARIPLIWHVHDRISAEYFGATLAFLIRTVGMIVSDGYIANSRSTENSLRPRRRPGVVAYPGLDFLRTLDTEHPPQRPPDETVVAVVGRLTRWKGQDVFLRALANTSIQPRRVYLVGGTFFGEDSFRTELEDLASELQLPVTFTGHLDDPSDILSTADILVHCSVIAEPFGQVVVEGLRAGCAVIATQPGGPAEAIESGVHGLLVDAGNADQLTDALDCLIEDRDLRTRLAHAGQSRARRFDIADSAQTVASFLAQILNPRAATSLEERSV; encoded by the coding sequence ATGATCCGGGCGGTATTCGTCGCTCACACCGCGGCTCCCTCCGGTGCGGAGTTGGCAACCTCGCGATTGCTGTCGGCGCTACGCGATGCGCCCGCAGAGTTCACCGTCGAACCATCGGTGATCTACACCGAAGACGGCCCCATGGTCGGCGCAATGAAGTCCCGAGGCATACGAACATCACTGTTGGCCAACACTTTCGATAGCCGAAGCGTCACCATTGACGGTTCCGGATGGTTGCGCCGGTTGACCGGAGCCGTGGCACTGATTCGGCTCGGCTGGGATCTGGGCGCCGTCGTGCGAGAGCATGGAGCCGATGTGTTGATCGCAGGGAGCACAAAGGCTCTCATCATGTCTGCCGTCGCAGCCAAACGTGCGCGAATTCCCTTGATTTGGCATGTTCACGATCGGATATCAGCCGAATATTTCGGCGCCACACTGGCATTCCTCATCCGAACGGTGGGCATGATCGTCTCCGACGGGTACATCGCCAATAGCCGGTCCACCGAGAACTCCCTCCGGCCACGGCGCCGCCCGGGCGTCGTGGCGTACCCTGGGCTGGATTTTCTGCGGACACTCGACACAGAACACCCACCCCAGCGCCCGCCTGACGAGACCGTTGTCGCCGTCGTCGGCAGGCTGACTCGGTGGAAGGGGCAAGATGTATTCCTCAGGGCGCTGGCCAACACCAGCATTCAACCTCGGCGCGTATATCTCGTTGGCGGCACCTTCTTCGGCGAGGATTCCTTTCGAACCGAATTGGAAGACCTGGCAAGTGAACTCCAACTGCCCGTGACATTCACCGGGCATCTCGACGACCCCTCCGACATCCTGTCCACCGCCGACATCCTGGTGCATTGCTCGGTCATCGCCGAGCCCTTCGGGCAGGTTGTCGTCGAGGGGCTGCGCGCGGGCTGCGCAGTCATCGCCACCCAGCCCGGCGGCCCCGCCGAGGCTATCGAATCGGGAGTCCACGGGCTGCTGGTCGACGCCGGTAACGCTGATCAATTGACCGACGCGCTCGACTGTCTCATCGAAGACCGTGACCTTCGAACCCGATTGGCGCACGCCGGTCAGTCTCGGGCGAGAAGATTCGATATCGCCGACTCGGCACAGACCGTCGCATCGTTCCTCGCGCAGATCCTCAACCCCCGCGCGGCTACATCGTTGGAAGAGCGCAGTGTCTAG
- a CDS encoding MlaD family protein: MAANSFETDGRGPSEKLLLGTGVAMIVVAALVTGVMMLKSTGRLNDFVRVIADLNNVGDGLPQKSDVKYHGVLVGEVDGVTPAANGQPNFVHINLKPQYAKSIPGTATARVVPSNVFAVSSVQLVDRGQGAPIRAGAHIAEDTQLPTVLFQTTVSKLRDVLTATGRGRDDHSTGILAALGAATDNRRVKLLTGGAQLNRLIAQLNDIVVTDTGPSTVKALLDATEGLKQTAPELLDSLHQAVKPMQTFVEKRDQLTSLINGGLTTVGTTRQAFENHTDQLIGITTELTPVLGTFSNNAGKFQMIFQKINQMNQKWFENPWLSDVDTGNMRVNLSLTPGYSYTRADCPRYGELKGPSCFTAPELVVRPDLPEELLPQNYKVPPDLQPPRGTVVGPNGNLIAVGPPYVVPPGGPNLTDPNPPLPPWQAVPVPRVPGTADPDNLEPPPPPPPPLPAAPVAPGARDGGGAPIAPASFGGTVGPVGSAVERAQLSVITDKPASSSTQLLLGPVVRGTTVSLAKEGSQ, from the coding sequence ATGGCGGCGAATTCCTTTGAGACGGACGGCCGTGGACCATCCGAGAAGCTTCTGCTGGGTACCGGCGTCGCGATGATCGTGGTGGCCGCACTGGTCACCGGCGTCATGATGCTGAAGTCCACGGGACGTCTCAACGACTTCGTTCGCGTGATTGCCGACCTCAACAACGTCGGTGACGGTCTGCCCCAGAAATCCGACGTGAAGTACCACGGTGTTCTGGTCGGCGAGGTCGATGGCGTCACGCCCGCCGCCAACGGCCAGCCCAACTTCGTACACATCAATCTCAAGCCGCAGTACGCCAAGTCCATCCCCGGCACCGCCACCGCCCGCGTCGTCCCCAGCAACGTCTTCGCGGTCTCGTCGGTGCAGCTGGTGGATCGGGGGCAGGGTGCTCCGATTCGTGCGGGCGCACACATCGCCGAGGACACCCAGCTGCCGACTGTTCTGTTCCAGACAACAGTGAGCAAGCTGCGCGACGTCCTCACCGCGACCGGTCGCGGTCGCGATGATCACTCCACCGGCATCCTGGCCGCGTTGGGAGCCGCGACCGACAATCGCCGCGTCAAGCTACTCACCGGCGGTGCGCAGCTGAACCGCCTCATCGCTCAGCTCAACGACATCGTGGTGACCGACACCGGACCGTCCACGGTCAAGGCTCTGCTCGACGCGACCGAGGGGCTCAAGCAGACCGCACCCGAACTGCTCGACTCGCTGCACCAGGCCGTCAAACCGATGCAGACCTTTGTCGAGAAACGCGACCAGCTGACCAGCCTGATCAACGGCGGCCTCACGACGGTGGGCACCACCCGGCAGGCCTTCGAGAATCACACCGATCAGCTGATCGGCATCACCACGGAGCTCACGCCCGTCCTCGGCACGTTCTCGAACAACGCGGGCAAATTTCAGATGATCTTCCAGAAGATCAACCAGATGAACCAGAAATGGTTTGAGAATCCTTGGCTGTCCGATGTGGATACCGGCAACATGCGGGTGAACCTCTCGTTGACCCCCGGATACAGCTACACACGTGCGGACTGCCCACGCTATGGCGAGCTCAAGGGGCCCAGCTGCTTCACCGCGCCCGAGCTCGTGGTGCGTCCAGACCTGCCGGAAGAACTGCTGCCCCAGAACTACAAGGTGCCCCCGGACTTGCAGCCGCCGCGCGGAACCGTGGTGGGCCCCAACGGAAATCTGATCGCGGTCGGGCCGCCGTACGTGGTGCCGCCCGGCGGTCCGAACCTGACGGACCCGAATCCGCCCCTGCCGCCATGGCAGGCGGTACCGGTGCCACGCGTCCCCGGGACCGCGGATCCCGACAATCTGGAACCACCGCCACCACCTCCTCCCCCACTTCCGGCAGCACCGGTGGCTCCCGGCGCACGGGACGGTGGCGGCGCACCGATCGCACCGGCGTCGTTCGGCGGGACGGTGGGCCCGGTAGGTAGCGCGGTGGAACGCGCTCAGCTCAGTGTCATCACCGATAAGCCTGCTAGCTCCTCCACGCAGCTGCTGCTCGGCCCGGTCGTGCGGGGCACCACGGTCTCGCTCGCGAAGGAAGGATCCCAATGA
- a CDS encoding lipopolysaccharide biosynthesis protein, translated as MSREPQNSATLPRALRLARDFGAVIFGKYGQYVVTFATVPLLARVLGPVGMGLLAVGMAAYFFGSIVVDLSMTPFLAAQVPTLRNTPAELRQVRSDYLSLRLMTLAVLGAAFGVGWIAGAPPYVHMILLGLFAGGLWATSDDWLLIGQGRFVASAVYQGSGRIAYLVLLIVLLPHSPHASTAVLCLLGSSILTVAGTWWDSLRTFGGLCRPYAPGRILRTSWPIATSRLLTTGYGQGAPAVYSAMLDAVSLGLFSASDRLVRAMQSLLDMIGLVLLPRMAKRSGHEHFWRTGFQGLRGAVAVAVLAAALLWVFATPIIHLIFGSEFHGAVGLLRAELLILPASTISSYISTALLPVRQDMHGVLVASVVGTAASVAGLIAASWSHSVWALIGGVIGAEFGVAIWYLARVRHLAGRERGVLNEAESEQEGVAR; from the coding sequence GTGTCTAGGGAACCCCAAAACAGCGCAACGCTCCCCCGCGCATTGCGACTGGCCAGAGATTTCGGGGCCGTCATCTTCGGCAAGTACGGCCAGTACGTCGTGACATTCGCGACCGTGCCACTACTTGCCCGAGTGCTTGGACCGGTGGGAATGGGGCTGTTGGCGGTGGGGATGGCCGCGTACTTCTTCGGCTCCATCGTCGTCGACCTGAGCATGACACCGTTTCTCGCTGCTCAAGTGCCTACCCTGCGCAACACCCCTGCCGAACTCCGGCAGGTCCGTAGCGACTACTTGTCCCTGAGGTTGATGACCCTCGCCGTGCTCGGCGCCGCGTTCGGCGTCGGCTGGATCGCCGGGGCGCCCCCATACGTGCACATGATTCTGTTGGGACTCTTCGCCGGTGGACTCTGGGCCACCTCCGACGACTGGCTGCTCATTGGGCAGGGGCGGTTTGTCGCATCCGCGGTTTACCAAGGCTCGGGGCGCATCGCCTATCTCGTTCTTCTCATCGTGCTACTACCGCACTCCCCGCACGCGTCCACCGCCGTGCTGTGCCTGCTGGGCTCCTCGATCTTGACGGTCGCCGGCACGTGGTGGGACAGCCTGCGGACCTTCGGCGGGCTGTGTCGCCCCTACGCACCTGGCCGCATCCTCCGCACCAGCTGGCCGATCGCGACCTCACGACTTCTCACTACCGGGTACGGGCAAGGCGCACCGGCCGTCTACTCGGCCATGCTCGACGCCGTGTCGCTGGGCCTGTTCTCGGCGAGCGATCGTCTGGTCAGGGCGATGCAATCGCTCCTCGACATGATCGGTTTGGTACTGCTGCCCCGGATGGCAAAACGCAGCGGACACGAACACTTCTGGCGCACCGGATTTCAGGGACTACGCGGCGCCGTCGCGGTGGCCGTACTCGCCGCAGCCCTACTCTGGGTGTTCGCCACACCGATAATTCACCTCATCTTCGGAAGTGAATTCCACGGGGCCGTAGGCTTACTGCGCGCCGAGCTTCTCATTCTTCCGGCGAGCACTATCAGCTCGTACATCAGCACCGCGCTGTTACCGGTACGTCAAGACATGCATGGTGTCCTCGTCGCATCGGTGGTAGGTACAGCGGCGTCGGTGGCGGGGCTGATCGCAGCATCCTGGAGCCACTCCGTGTGGGCACTCATTGGCGGCGTGATCGGTGCAGAATTCGGAGTAGCCATCTGGTATCTGGCACGCGTCAGGCACCTGGCAGGACGGGAACGAGGCGTGCTCAACGAGGCCGAGTCGGAGCAAGAGGGTGTTGCGCGATGA
- a CDS encoding MlaE family ABC transporter permease has protein sequence MTASTYVPPIARPFVGIYNKAQKPITRLGHMVAFFFRAIAGVPIVFRHYRKEFLRHLSDIAWGNGSLVVGGGTAGVMIVLGIIAGGLVAIEGYNFLDLLGLGPATGIISSLVNTRELAPIMAAIAFATQAGCRFTAQLGAMRISEEIDAMDSIAIRPIPYLVTTRLMAATVVTIPLYVACLAVSYLSCQIMVGIMSGGSIGSYLHYFGIGVSGIDIFYSVIKAIIFVWLASTIQCYYGFYASGGPEGVGVAAGHAMRAAITLVIIVNMLLTMALWSVDAGARLGG, from the coding sequence ATGACCGCATCAACATATGTACCCCCGATTGCACGGCCCTTCGTCGGGATCTACAACAAGGCACAGAAGCCGATCACCCGGCTCGGCCACATGGTCGCGTTCTTCTTCCGGGCGATCGCCGGCGTACCCATCGTGTTCCGCCACTACAGGAAAGAATTCCTGCGGCACCTGTCCGATATCGCGTGGGGCAACGGGTCTCTCGTAGTCGGTGGCGGTACCGCCGGCGTCATGATCGTCCTCGGCATCATCGCCGGAGGACTGGTGGCCATCGAGGGCTACAACTTCCTGGATCTCCTGGGCCTGGGCCCGGCCACCGGCATCATCTCCTCCTTGGTGAACACCCGCGAACTCGCCCCGATCATGGCCGCGATCGCCTTCGCCACCCAGGCCGGCTGCCGCTTCACCGCGCAGCTCGGCGCCATGCGCATCTCCGAAGAGATCGATGCCATGGACTCCATCGCGATCCGGCCCATCCCCTACCTGGTGACCACCCGGCTGATGGCGGCCACCGTCGTCACCATCCCGCTGTACGTCGCGTGCCTTGCCGTCAGCTACCTGTCCTGCCAGATCATGGTGGGGATCATGAGTGGTGGATCCATCGGTTCGTACCTGCACTACTTCGGCATCGGTGTGAGTGGCATCGACATCTTCTACTCGGTCATCAAGGCGATCATCTTCGTGTGGCTCGCCTCGACCATCCAGTGCTACTACGGCTTCTACGCCAGTGGCGGCCCCGAAGGCGTGGGCGTAGCTGCGGGGCACGCCATGCGCGCTGCCATCACCCTCGTGATCATCGTCAACATGCTGCTCACCATGGCGCTGTGGAGTGTCGACGCCGGTGCGAGGTTGGGCGGCTAG
- a CDS encoding MlaE family ABC transporter permease — protein MTTQDERRATTDGVAAIQDWTTGYVKRHPLESLKTVGEQFMLGVRTIQWFFIDLFTGQFQWQEFVRQGAFQAGTAVVPVILVTLPIGVTLSIQFALLAGQVGATSLAGAASGIAIIRQAASLVAALLMSAAVGSAITADLGSRTMREETDAMEVMGVSVIRRLVVPRFAAAIMIGIALTGVVCFVGFLGAYLFNVYWQNGAPGSFVTTFSAFATPGDMILALIKAVIYGAIVAVVACQKGLSTKGGPIGVANSVNAAVVESILLLMTVNLAISQLYIMMFPRTGL, from the coding sequence ATGACCACACAAGACGAGCGCCGCGCCACCACTGATGGCGTCGCGGCGATCCAGGATTGGACCACCGGATACGTCAAGCGCCACCCTCTTGAATCACTCAAGACCGTCGGCGAGCAGTTCATGCTCGGTGTCCGCACCATCCAGTGGTTCTTCATCGACCTGTTCACCGGCCAATTCCAGTGGCAGGAGTTCGTCAGGCAGGGAGCCTTCCAGGCCGGTACCGCCGTCGTACCCGTCATCCTGGTCACCCTGCCCATCGGTGTCACACTCTCTATCCAGTTCGCGCTGCTCGCCGGCCAGGTCGGAGCGACGTCACTGGCCGGTGCGGCCAGTGGCATCGCCATCATCCGGCAGGCCGCCTCGCTCGTGGCCGCTCTCCTGATGTCCGCCGCCGTGGGCTCGGCCATCACCGCGGACCTCGGTTCGCGCACCATGCGCGAGGAGACCGACGCCATGGAGGTCATGGGTGTCTCGGTGATCCGGCGACTCGTCGTCCCCCGCTTCGCCGCCGCCATCATGATCGGTATCGCGCTCACCGGAGTCGTCTGCTTCGTCGGATTCCTCGGCGCCTACCTATTCAATGTCTATTGGCAGAACGGCGCCCCGGGCAGCTTCGTCACAACCTTCTCCGCCTTCGCGACCCCCGGCGACATGATCCTGGCCCTCATCAAGGCCGTCATCTACGGCGCCATCGTGGCGGTGGTGGCCTGTCAGAAGGGTCTGTCGACCAAGGGCGGCCCGATCGGTGTCGCCAACTCGGTGAATGCGGCCGTCGTGGAATCGATCCTGCTGCTGATGACGGTCAACCTCGCCATCAGCCAGCTGTACATCATGATGTTCCCGCGGACGGGGCTGTGA
- a CDS encoding MlaD family protein has product MKFRGPLIALVVFMAVAMVLTWLVYATLRRDVAGGTTAYSAVFTDVYGLRDGDDVRMAGVRVGRVEKIELVNNNQAKVDFVVQNDQKLYGNTLASVTYQNIVGQRYLGLSLGKTGDTNVLAAGSTIPLERTDPSFDVTTLLNGYEPLFSTLSPEQADNLTKGVIQSLQGDQASITSLVDQTSTLTKTFAGRDQVLGNVITSLSTVTGNLAQQNDSLDKAITNTRKVFADFDSRRPELVNSVGSLAQTLRRVSKITDEVYPSLDELITRQPGFAKHMVQIEPKLAFLGGNLPLLLKGLARITGDGAYGNAYICDLNITGFFPGLNDVVPIIVNAATPGNVTQHTPRCRNLANG; this is encoded by the coding sequence ATGAAGTTCCGTGGTCCGTTGATCGCGCTGGTCGTCTTCATGGCGGTCGCGATGGTGTTGACGTGGCTGGTGTATGCCACGTTGCGCCGTGATGTGGCGGGCGGGACCACGGCGTACTCAGCGGTCTTCACCGATGTGTACGGGTTGCGAGACGGTGATGACGTCCGCATGGCCGGTGTGCGCGTGGGACGCGTGGAGAAGATCGAGCTGGTCAACAACAACCAGGCCAAGGTCGACTTCGTCGTCCAGAACGACCAGAAGCTGTACGGCAACACCCTTGCCTCGGTGACCTATCAGAACATCGTCGGTCAGCGGTACCTGGGCCTGTCGCTCGGCAAGACCGGTGACACCAACGTGTTGGCCGCGGGGTCCACGATTCCGCTGGAGCGCACCGATCCCTCCTTCGATGTAACCACGCTGCTCAACGGATACGAGCCGCTGTTCAGCACGCTCTCACCGGAGCAGGCCGACAACCTCACCAAGGGTGTCATCCAGTCCCTGCAGGGCGATCAGGCCTCGATCACCTCGCTGGTCGACCAAACCTCAACGCTGACAAAGACCTTCGCAGGACGCGACCAGGTGCTGGGCAATGTGATCACCAGCCTGAGCACAGTGACGGGAAACTTGGCACAACAGAACGACAGTCTCGACAAGGCCATCACCAATACCCGGAAGGTATTCGCGGACTTCGACTCCCGCCGTCCGGAGCTGGTCAACTCGGTGGGCTCGCTGGCGCAGACCCTGCGACGGGTGTCAAAGATCACCGATGAGGTCTACCCGTCACTCGATGAACTCATCACGCGCCAACCAGGTTTCGCCAAGCACATGGTGCAGATCGAGCCGAAGCTGGCCTTCCTCGGCGGCAACCTGCCGCTGCTACTCAAGGGCTTGGCGCGCATCACCGGCGACGGCGCCTACGGCAACGCCTACATCTGCGACTTGAACATCACCGGCTTCTTCCCGGGCCTCAACGACGTGGTCCCGATCATCGTCAACGCGGCGACACCGGGCAACGTCACCCAGCACACCCCGCGATGCAGGAACCTGGCCAATGGCTGA
- a CDS encoding CgeB family protein: protein MKILFIGDDWVGSNARSMADGFRQAGHEVVVVDTTRVTLPTRLSPAWVYSKAMRRRASWVQNSVHDQIDAIARDFTPDMLFGFKSIHLDQGRLLQVPAAMRVHYSPDDVGNPYNTTADYLAHEREWDLVVTTKRHNVSELQDRGARRVKFVRSAYDPAWHRPCAKRVARQYLVGFIGARRPDRSDIIARLGNEHGKNLLVRGPGWRRMPSLQATGATVGGAVYGDHFATTVASVTANLVLLNSDNRDTHTCRTFEIPACGGLFVGERTDEHSELLNEGTESLLFSNEAELGEILHWCARHPAQAAKIAEAGHLRVTQDSHRYVDRAEEITDELH, encoded by the coding sequence ATGAAGATCCTCTTTATCGGAGATGACTGGGTGGGCAGTAATGCCCGGTCGATGGCGGACGGATTCCGCCAGGCGGGCCATGAGGTGGTCGTGGTGGACACCACCAGAGTCACCTTGCCCACCAGACTGTCACCGGCATGGGTGTACTCAAAGGCCATGCGCCGGCGCGCATCCTGGGTGCAGAACTCCGTGCATGATCAGATCGATGCCATCGCGCGAGATTTCACTCCCGACATGCTCTTCGGGTTCAAGTCGATCCACCTGGACCAGGGACGCCTACTCCAGGTTCCGGCAGCTATGCGCGTCCACTACAGCCCCGATGATGTCGGCAATCCCTACAACACGACGGCCGATTACCTGGCGCACGAACGCGAGTGGGATCTGGTAGTCACCACCAAACGCCACAACGTGTCCGAGTTGCAAGACCGAGGCGCGCGCCGGGTGAAGTTCGTACGCAGCGCCTACGATCCTGCGTGGCATCGTCCGTGTGCCAAACGGGTTGCACGGCAGTATCTTGTGGGATTCATCGGAGCCAGGCGCCCCGACAGATCCGACATAATCGCCCGACTCGGCAACGAGCATGGGAAGAATCTTCTCGTGCGTGGTCCGGGCTGGCGGCGCATGCCCTCGCTGCAGGCCACCGGGGCCACGGTCGGTGGCGCCGTCTACGGCGATCACTTTGCGACCACCGTGGCGTCCGTGACAGCGAACCTGGTCTTGCTGAACTCGGACAACCGCGATACCCACACCTGCCGAACCTTCGAAATACCCGCGTGTGGAGGACTGTTCGTCGGGGAACGCACCGATGAACACAGCGAGCTGCTCAACGAGGGCACCGAAAGCCTGCTGTTCTCCAACGAGGCCGAACTTGGCGAGATCCTGCACTGGTGTGCCCGCCATCCGGCACAAGCCGCCAAGATCGCGGAGGCGGGCCACCTTCGCGTAACCCAGGATTCGCACCGCTACGTCGACCGCGCCGAGGAGATCACCGATGAGCTCCACTGA
- a CDS encoding IS5 family transposase (programmed frameshift), producing MKELSLRLVPDELWALVEPLLPVQRVRPQGGGTAYADERAVFTAVVFVLVSGCAWRHLPPCFAVTVPTAHRRFAEWTAVGVWRRLQEAVLDRLGADGALDWSRAVVDSAYVRAKKGAMTGPSPVDRGKAGTKIHVLTDATGLPLQTAVTAANTWDGHAVPPLVRALPAIKSPRGPRRRRPAKLHADKAYDANQLRQWLTNRHITPRIARRGTESGDRLGTKRWKVERTMSWLFTYRRLGTRWERHDHLYAAFLTLAATLVCFRKLST from the exons GTGAAAGAGCTTTCGTTGAGGTTGGTTCCGGACGAGTTGTGGGCGTTGGTGGAGCCGTTGTTGCCGGTGCAGCGGGTGCGTCCCCAGGGCGGCGGGACGGCGTATGCCGATGAGCGTGCGGTATTCACCGCGGTGGTGTTTGTGCTGGTCAGTGGGTGTGCCTGGCGGCATTTGCCACCATGTTTCGCAGTGACGGTCCCTACCGCGCATCGCCGGTTCGCCGAGTGGACCGCCGTCGGGGTATGGCGGCGTCTACAAGAAGCGGTACTCGATCGGCTCGGTGCCGATGGGGCATTGGATTGGTCACGGGCCGTGGTGGATTCGGCGTACGTGCGGGCTAAAAAA GGCGCCATGACCGGGCCGAGCCCGGTAGACCGGGGCAAAGCGGGTACCAAGATTCACGTGCTCACCGACGCGACCGGTCTGCCGTTGCAGACCGCGGTCACCGCCGCCAACACCTGGGACGGGCATGCGGTCCCGCCGCTGGTACGGGCACTGCCCGCCATCAAATCCCCGCGCGGGCCACGCAGGCGGCGACCGGCAAAACTGCACGCAGACAAGGCATACGACGCGAACCAGCTGCGGCAATGGCTCACCAATCGACACATCACACCCCGGATCGCCCGCCGCGGAACCGAATCCGGCGACCGGCTCGGCACCAAACGCTGGAAAGTCGAACGCACCATGTCCTGGCTCTTCACCTACCGCCGCCTGGGCACCCGCTGGGAACGCCACGACCATCTCTACGCCGCATTCCTCACACTCGCCGCCACCCTGGTCTGCTTCAGAAAACTATCCACATGA
- a CDS encoding YdcF family protein, which translates to MSSTDATETPTDEPSVPAPDRRPQWRRRVLLAFIVIAVLMAGFVTAGWRVYMNPQTDPLRPADAIVVLGGTPYERFDVGLDLAKRGYAPYLLIAQSTGANDRNMDKYCKGHFTFTVSCFIPDPWTTEGEAQEIRSKAQEFGWHHIIVVTFTPHVSRARYIVGKCFDGELTMIASPTPSGVGFWSWMFIRQSGSYVKAFLTPGC; encoded by the coding sequence ATGAGCTCCACTGACGCCACGGAAACACCCACCGATGAGCCCTCGGTGCCCGCCCCCGACCGCCGACCACAATGGCGCAGGCGAGTCCTGTTGGCCTTCATCGTGATCGCCGTGCTCATGGCAGGCTTCGTCACAGCCGGCTGGCGCGTCTACATGAACCCGCAGACCGATCCGCTACGCCCTGCCGACGCGATCGTCGTGCTGGGCGGTACCCCCTACGAGCGCTTCGATGTCGGTCTGGACCTGGCGAAGCGCGGGTACGCACCGTACCTGCTGATCGCACAGTCGACCGGCGCCAATGACCGCAACATGGACAAGTACTGCAAGGGCCACTTCACATTCACGGTCAGCTGTTTCATTCCAGACCCCTGGACCACGGAGGGCGAGGCCCAGGAAATACGTTCCAAGGCGCAGGAATTCGGCTGGCATCACATCATCGTCGTCACCTTCACACCACACGTCTCGCGTGCTCGTTACATCGTCGGGAAGTGTTTCGACGGGGAGCTCACCATGATTGCCAGTCCCACTCCTTCCGGAGTTGGCTTCTGGTCGTGGATGTTCATCCGACAGTCCGGCAGTTACGTGAAGGCCTTCCTGACCCCCGGATGCTGA